One genomic region from Apodemus sylvaticus chromosome 1, mApoSyl1.1, whole genome shotgun sequence encodes:
- the Lmo1 gene encoding rhombotin-1 isoform X2, which produces MVLDQEDGVPMLSVQPKGKQKGCAGCNRKIKDRYLLKALDKYWHEDCLKCACCDCRLGEVGSTLYTKANLILCRRDYLRLFGTTGNCAACSKLIPAFEMVMRARDNVYHLDCFACQLCNQRFCVGDKFFLKNNMILCQMDYEEGHLNGTFESQVQ; this is translated from the exons GTGTGCCGATGCTCTCCGTCCAACCTAAGGGGAAGCAGAAGGGCTGTGCAGGCTGCAACCGCAAGATCAAGGACCGGTACCTGCTGAAGGCCCTGGACAAGTACTGGCATGAGGACTGCCTCAAGTGTGCCTGCTGCGACTGTCGCCTGGGCGAGGTGGGCTCCACTCTCTACACCAAGGCCAACCTCATCCTGTGCCGGCGTGACTACCTGAG GCTTTTTGGCACCACAGGAAACTGTGCCGCCTGCAGCAAGCTGATCCCAGCTTTTGAGATGGTGATGCGGGCCCGAGACAATGTGTATCACCTTGACTGCTTCGCCTGCCAGCTCTGCAATCAGAG atTTTGCGTGGGAGACAAATTCTTCCTGAAGAACAACATGATCTTGTGCCAGATGGACTATGAGGAGGGGCATCTCAATGGCACCTTCGAATCCCAGGTTCAGTAA
- the Lmo1 gene encoding rhombotin-1 isoform X1 encodes MMVLDKEDGVPMLSVQPKGKQKGCAGCNRKIKDRYLLKALDKYWHEDCLKCACCDCRLGEVGSTLYTKANLILCRRDYLRLFGTTGNCAACSKLIPAFEMVMRARDNVYHLDCFACQLCNQRFCVGDKFFLKNNMILCQMDYEEGHLNGTFESQVQ; translated from the exons GTGTGCCGATGCTCTCCGTCCAACCTAAGGGGAAGCAGAAGGGCTGTGCAGGCTGCAACCGCAAGATCAAGGACCGGTACCTGCTGAAGGCCCTGGACAAGTACTGGCATGAGGACTGCCTCAAGTGTGCCTGCTGCGACTGTCGCCTGGGCGAGGTGGGCTCCACTCTCTACACCAAGGCCAACCTCATCCTGTGCCGGCGTGACTACCTGAG GCTTTTTGGCACCACAGGAAACTGTGCCGCCTGCAGCAAGCTGATCCCAGCTTTTGAGATGGTGATGCGGGCCCGAGACAATGTGTATCACCTTGACTGCTTCGCCTGCCAGCTCTGCAATCAGAG atTTTGCGTGGGAGACAAATTCTTCCTGAAGAACAACATGATCTTGTGCCAGATGGACTATGAGGAGGGGCATCTCAATGGCACCTTCGAATCCCAGGTTCAGTAA